The sequence CAtctgttgttattgttgttgtacaATCGAATTGATTCAAACTCTGTCCATGGGATAAACCCCCAATCTCAAATCTTATTTCAAAAGCAGAAACCCATCATTACtcaattcaatcaccattcatgccTTTGCTGCCGGTATTAAGATCCAATTTCAGATATATAAAATCTCCAAATTAAACCCAGCTTCATTCACTTCCAAGATCTGTACAGCCACCGTTTCACGGCTGAAAACTGCCCAGATGCCATCATCACCAGCACCATTTCAATTGAGCTCTTCTAGTTCTCGGCCATGACAGCAAAAACCATCTCCTTGTATGACTGAAACATCACCCATACAACATCCATCCAGTCAAGATCAGGTTACAGACCAAACCCATTCAAGGTACCAGACAACACCACAACTGACTGCACTTTTCTTCCTCCATGAAGACCCAAACTTGAATCACAAAACCCCCAAACTTCAATTCCATTGTTGACCTAATTTTACGATCTGGTACCGCTGCTGTTGTGCTTGTCCACAATTAAGATATTCAATTCAAACCCAACATACGAATCCTATAAATTGATCCATGCCAAACCTCCAAATTCCATTTGCTGTTGATGTAGATATCATGAATGAATTCACCTCATGGCCCATCCATTCTTCAGTTGTTTGAATGCCCAAAACCTTGAATCTGACAGCACCTCCAAGAACTGACGTTGCTGATTTTGCGCGAAGAAACTGAATTCTAACGCCACTCTTTGCCGTCTCTATTTCCATTATCCACCGTCAGTAATGTTGGTGCTCAACACTACCAGCTCGATTGAGAAATTTTGTGAAGTAGAGAAAATGCTGCTGAGGTTTTAGAATATACCCCCATAAAGGATATGGTAATAGAGTAAGCCACGTCTTTGTTTCTCTAGACCCACTAGTGCATCTCACACGTTTGGCAAAGAAGACTTCACTCCCTAAAATCAGCAGTTCTGGCCACCGGATTGCTTAAGTGATGAGGCAACATGAGCTGTTGACTTGCCAGCAAATTCATGTGTCTTCCAGGTCACAACTCTCCGTCTTCATTTGGTGCCGTGATTGACTTGAGTGGTGCTGATATatagagataccaggccagccactTTGGTCATTTATGTCGCAAATTCCAATTAGCTCATTTAGCCGTTCATTCTTTGGATGAACGGATTTCACTTGTAATTCCTGTAAACGACTTAAAACAATAATATTAGACAAATATCgagacctagctagtataaatgtgCATATAAAaatgtcgcacttacgtgcttatcaaactCCCCCACTCTTATATttttctagtcccgagcaaaacaagaaaaaattatatccgctacacagTTGGATTGGAGAgacgtctgctaaacagctagacggaaccgctaaacagctagacggaaCCGCTAAACAGTGATTgagaaatgtctgctaaacagcaagacaaatccgctaaacagctggattaaaggtgtcagctaaacagctagacaaaaccactaaacagtggtgtAGAATGACCGCCAAACAACTGATCTTATCATGTAAAATTTTCACTTCATTTTTTTTAAAGCATTAAAATGTACAAGCAACAATGAAACTTGAATATGCAGACAGAGAATCAGAAAAGCATGGATATAATTCACCCCACCCCCAATCTAATTTCTACATTGTCCCCAATGTGGCAGTGGTTAAAAACAATTCAAAGGTGGAAAGGGGTAATCAGCCAGGCACAAACATATTATTCCtgataaagaaaagaaagaaaataaaataaaactacatTATTTTACCACTGTTGCAGGTCAGTTCGGTTGCATTTAGcccatgcaacaagcctttaaacctcaaGCTCGCACAAGAGGACGAGTTTTTGTCTCGTGAGGGCTTCCAGCTGTGATACCCACAAACACAAGGGTTGTCTCCCTAAAGCGCTGAATTTTATGTCTCCAGTCAGACATCTGCAAAACACAGCCAATCAAGCATAAGAAGGATCCTCCAGAGCCGTGGTATCGACTTCTGGATTCACAAGTTCCAAAACTGGTTTCAATAGCtgcacattaaccttgaagatgtTGATGTTATTAGGATTTTGAATGCCAACAGTACAATCACGAAATTCATTTTTAACATTAAATGGGTCTTTCCATTGTGACTTGAGCTTATTAGAAAACAATTGCAAATGAGAATCATAGCAAAGAACTGGTTCAACTGTTTCCCTAATAGCATGTTTATCAAAACACAATTTCATTTTACATTTGCAGTTTGTATCTTCCCTATTTCTGATCTCATGAAGCTCATTGAGCTGTGACTTCCTATGTGCGGAAATACTAGGATCAATTCCTTTCATGTCTGCAATACTCCAATCTGCGGCACTTATATGCTTCCTGACAACATGTGAATGCATTGTTTTCTGTTCGTCATTAAGTTCAAATGGTAAGAGAACTTGAACATCTCCATTTTGGCCTAAAACATCATAATCCAGTTCATTAGGAAGGCGATTGAGGTCAGGCTTTGGGAATTCTACAGATGGAGGCAATGGCTCAGTCTCACTGATTTGAAGTGACTCAAATCTAGACTGCCACTTATCCGTTTCCAGCAACATGGATGAATTCAGTAAAGAATTAACTTCTTCAATGCATCCATTCTCATCTAAATCCAATAGATTAGGAAGACAAGCTTCTAAAGGAACCTTCGCTTCTAGACGAGATGCTTTTTCCTGCACACAtgtttcaatcatattaacttcatgaatATCATCACTACCACCTGGACCTTTACATGCATCAAATATATTCAACTCAACAATCATATTTCCAAATGAAAGATTCATTAtcccagttcgacaattaatcaaGGCATTTGCAGTTGCAAGAAAACGACTACCTAAGATGACAGGTATTTCTTTACTAGCATTGGCTACAAGTTGAGTATCCAAAACGATAAAATCCACCGGATAGTAAAATTTATCGATTTGAATTAACACATTCTCAACTACCCCTCTCGGTACTTTAACGGATCTGTCCGCAAGTTGTAGAGTGACCGAGGTGGATTTTAATTCACCTAAGCCCAACTGCTCATATACCGAAAAAGGTAGGAGGTTTACACTAGCTCCCAAATCTAGAAGTGCTTGTTTGATCATGAAATCCCCTATTATACAAGAAATAGTAGGGCATCCCGGATCTTTATATTTGGGAGGAGTGTTATGTTGAAGAATAGAACTTACCTGTTCCGTGAGAAATGCCTTTTTATGCACATTGTGCTTCCTCTTGACTGTGCAGAGATCCTTCAAGAACTTGGCGTAAGCTGGAACTTGCTTAATCACGCTCAAGAGAGGTATGTTGATCTTCACCTGCTGAAAAACATCAAGGATATCCTTATTATCAGTCAATTGTTTAGTAGACAACAAACGATGAGGAAATTGAGCATGCATTTTCTTATCAACATCAGAATTTTCATTTTCAGTATCACTGTGACAGTCACCGCCCTTGGGTTTTACAGACTTCTCAGGTTCGTTTACCTTCATTGGAGTCTCTATCACCTTACCACTTCTAAGAGTGGTGAAAACATTAGCTTGCTCCAAGTTAGAATTTTTAACCTCAAATTGGCCCTTTGGGTTAGGTTGAGTTTGGGCAGGCAATGTCCCTTTCTCCCTAACATTGAGACGTGGTTCAATTCTAACTATGCTAGTTTTCAGCTCATCCAAAGTCTTCATAACATTCTGATTTATCTGTGTCTGTCCCTGCACAAAAGTTTGTAAAGTATCCTCAAGATTATTCTTATGAGGTGGCACATAAGGGTTACTAGATGACAACCCTTGGGGAACATTAAGACCATTCATGGTAGGACCATTCCTCCaactgaaattaggatggtttcgcCAATTTGGATTGTACGTTTCTGAATATGGGGAGCTAAATGGTCTTTTATAAGCATCTATGGAATTTGCTTGGTCATGTAATACTTCTTGAAATGCTGGGATCGTAGGACAATCCTTAGTGTAGTGTTCCAAACTTTCGCAAATACCACAAGCATGTTCTACCGAGTCAGCTACCTTAACTACATTTGGTTTCTGAATAGCATCAACTTTGCTAGGCAAGCTAGCAATTTTAGCATTCAAATCATCTTCCTCACTCAGCACATACATTCCAGGTCTAGAGGTAGCTAACGGTTTGGACTTAATTCTAACCGTTGTGCTTGAAGTATCCCAATTCTGGGCGTTTTCAGCTAGCGAATCGAAGTAAGTCAAAGCATCATCAGGTGATTTATTCAAAAATTGACCATTACACATCACTCACGCATACATGAATTCAGACCATCATAAAAGAAGTTAATTACTCTCCAAATTTcataaccatgatgaggacaGCTAGAAAGCAAGTCTTTAAATCTTTCCCAACACTCGAAAAACGACTCATTTTCATTTTGGGAAAAATTCATGATATTTTTCCTAAGAGTGATGGTTTTATGCACCGGAAAAAACTTTTTCAGAAACTCTCTAGTCATTTCATTCCATTTCCTAATAGTATTTGGTCGCAAAGAATGCAACCAAGTCTTGGATttctcctttagagaaaatggaaACAATTTCAGTTTCACGACATCTTGAGTCGCAGCAACAAAAGTCATAATTGCACAGACTTCGTCAAATTCTTTCAAATGTATATATGGACTCTCCGAGTCCAAACCATGAAACTTAGGCAGTGCTTGTATCTGCCCATACTTAATCGACACATTGCCAGCATTAGCCGGAAGAACTATACAAGAAGGTGTAGAAGTCCTTTCCGGCTGCAAGTAATCCCTAAGGGTTCTAGGTCCATTAGCATTGGCTGCGGCTTCAGCAACTATTCTAGCAGCTTCAGCCTCAACCGCTGATCTCTCAGCTTCACCTGCCATTGGATGACTAGGGTGATTCTCTAATACCCTATTAGCAAAACAGTGATAGTTACGCAGTCGATTAAAATGATCAGACCTAGAATATTGCATACataaaagaaacaagaaacaTATACAATGTTACCTAAATGGCTGTGATTTCGACAATATTTTAGCCTAATCACAACTGAAGCAACAACACTTTTTCCCTGCACCCGTAGCAGCTCCTAATGTCGCCAAGTCTTTAGATCTATCTTACTCCCTGTTAAGaagcaacaaaaatcagcaaactctaaaacaaaactaaaaataaaccgaTGCAAAACTTAATTTTAAGGAACACTAAACAATCCCCAGCCTGCGACGCCACAATTTGATCACTCTTTTGAGAGTATCAAAGATAAAGAAGTGTAGTATAGTCGTGATCGAACCCACATAGATTGTTGGTGTTCAGAAAAATTGTTTAGCAAAGCAATAATATAATTTTGATTTGTAATTGAGAAAACAGAGAACAATATTTGTAAAAGAGAGGAATAAATGTTGTGAATCTACCAAGACTTTAAGGTTCCACCTAAAGGCCTTTAGGTTCTTATATCATCAAAAGATAACTTGAATAGAAACAAATAGTAATTTGCTTACCCGGAAGATAAGACATATAAATTTCTGAGTGTAACTAAAAGTACCATTACATAAAGATTGATATTATGTTCTAAATATAAAGCCCTGTTGAGAAACGTCACAGGGATTTCATAGCTTTCGATGTATCCGGAAATCACACTAAATCTAAGAAGTTTATAGACACACTCAACACAAAATAGTAATCAACCAAAGATGAAATGGATTAAACATTTAAAAAGATTTATTGATGATAACTTAAGAACATTGAACCCATTAAGTGTCACCTCTTGTCTTGGCAAagaggggtttagcttctcattgtTGTGTAGATAGCCATTAAATATTTCTATTGAAAAACACCAAAACAACAAATAAGAAAAACTATCAGCAAGACCTAGCTAGAAaaccaaagaagaaaaagaggaaaaagaggaAAAAGTGGTATTCTAGCGTACCCTTCTTGGTTGATTAAGCTCATCCTTTATACATCAACAACTTGACTTCTTCTCTAACTACTTGATTCAAACACTTCCTAGATTTGGGGAAAGCACTCCATATTGTTGTAACGTCTTCCACATATTTCTGCTCACACCAGCTGAAATCAGTTGTTGAGCCTTAATTCCGGCCTCATTCCATTCCATGTAACCCGTCAACATCCAACAAACAAACCACAACTTATTTCTTAGTCGAGATACAAGAGCTGCAATATGAATTCACTCGTCTCCCACTGGTTGCACCAGCTAAACCAACACACCAGCATATTTGAAGCACAAACAATAAAATTTCATATTAACAAACCCCAATccatctgttgttgttgttgttgtacaaTCGAATTGATTCAAACTCTGTCCATGGGATAAACCCCCAATCTTAAATCTTAGTTCAAAAGCAGAAACCCATCATTACTCAATGCAATCACCATTCATGCCTTTGCTGCCAGTATTAAGATCCAATTTCAGATATATAAAATCTCCAAATTAAACCCAGCTTCATTCACTTCCAAGATCTGTACAGCCACCGTTTCACGGCTGAAAACTGCCCAGATGCCATCATCACCAGCACCATTTCAATTGAGCTCTTAACCCTTCTAGTTCTCGGCCATGACAGCAAAAACCATCTCCTTGTACGACTGAAACATCACCCATACAACATCCATCTAGTCAAGATCAGGTTACATACCAAACCCATTCAAGGTACCAGACAACACCACAACTGAATGCACTTTTCTTCCTCCATTAAGACCCAAACTTGAAtcacaaaacccccaaatttcaGTTCCATTGTTGACCTAATTTCACGATCTGGTACCGCTGCTGCTGTGCTTGTCCACAATTAAGATATTCAATTCAAACCTAACATACGAATCCTATAAATTGATCCATGCCAAACCTCCAAATTCCATTTGCTGCTGATGTAGAAATCATGAATGAATTCACCTCATGGCCCATCCATTCTTCAGTTGTTTGAACGCCCAAAACCTTGAATCTGACAGCACCTCAAAGAACTGACGTTGCTGATTTCGCGAGAAGAAACTGAATTCCAACGCCTCTCTTTGCCGtctccatttccattatccaccGTCGGTAATGTTGGTGCTCAACACCACCTGCTCGATTGAGAAATTTGGTGAAGCAGAGAAAATACTGCTGGGGTTTTAGAATATACCCCCATAAATGATGTGGTAAtagtaggggtgcacataccctacccatacccgccaaccctaccctacccgccagttttttaaccgtatcctattcTATGCACTATTTGgcggatagggtggcgggtaaagatttttttaaccgccaataaacgggtagggtggcgggtataggccatatcctacccaccctacctagaagtgcacataccctactcctacccgccaatcctaccctacccgtcagttttttaaccgtatcctaccctatccattatttggcgggtaggatggcgggtaaagattttcttaaccgccggtaaacgggtagggtggcgagtataggccatatcctacccaccctacccgttgtgcagccccaGGTAATAGAGTAAGCCACGTATTTGTTTCTCTAGACCCACTGGTGCATCTCACACGTTTGGCAAAGAAGACTTCACTCTCTAAAATCAACAGTTCTGGCCACCGGATTGCTTAAGTGATGAGGCAACATGAGCCGTTGACTTGCCAGCAAATTCATGTGTCTTCCAGGTCACAACTCCCCGTCTTCATTTGGTGCCGTGATTGACTTGAGTGGTGCTGATATATAGACATATCAGGCCAGCCATTTTGGTCATTTATGTCGCCAATTCCAATTAGCTCAGTTAGCCGTTCATTCTTTGGATGAACGGATTCCACTTGTAATTCTTGTAAACGAATTAAAACAATATTGTTAGCCTCGAGACCTAGGTAGtctaaatgtgggtataaaaatatcgcatttacgtgcttatcaatggctaacttcggttaactattgttgagccaactaagacaatctaacggttgaaagatattatattgaatctaataaggttttcatctaacattgaatattgaatgcttcgttaccaaggtaacatttattgcaaaccctgatttgaagactatataagggggaactctaacaactggaaaacctaatccccacacctcctgtgtgatactagttgcgattggagtcgattctcctttaacctaggtttttctaaaaccattataggttaacgacttaaagacttcattgggattctgaagctgataaacgcatttatgtgtctattttgttctcaatgttctgtattgttagtgctcgatattatactaattatggttttttgtgtgtttgtaggtatttttgagcaataatcatttttggagaaatcggctcgaaaagttgctaaaggcacctccggaggacacCTGCTATTCATACCTTCATTTTGGATAAGTGGTACCCTAATGATATCCACCGCTATTTGCACCCTGGAGCTACTATTTCCACCCCGCGGCTAagtgcacccctactctggttagggggcgcACCTTCTTCATTTTCAGAAAACCAGAAAATGGCGGGAAGAATTGGTTTGAAAAATGAGAACTTCTGGAAGAATTCGTAGGAGATTTTCTGTTGGACTTGGATATATTTCATCCTGTTGCGTTCTAACAGGGTTGGTAATTGTCTTGGAATCGAAAAACCTGGGCTGTGTACGTGGATTTCACAAAACAGAGTTGTTGAGGAGTTCTCGGGTTTCTGGGAGTTATGTGTGAGATATTCACGTGGATATGGGTTAGAAACAGTATGTTATGACATAACAGGGTTGTTTACTGATTATAGTTTTTggttgtgattgtagtaaataggattcgaactcaaagatttgtgaagattaaatttaaaggtttaataaaattatatacaaaaaaaatattaaaaatggtgagaggtactgggactaagaatttcaccaaatttcattcatgtgattcaaataataattccatgcaattatagctcaaatattaaaaatatggactcttattctttgccaatatagattctcaaaatattagttataaatcgtaagcatggaacatcaaacatttaagcaagcatgacccatcaaataaaatgataactaattaattcgaaccataaatcaattaaaaacaagtgcaaaagtcataaaaagaattattaaaattaccacatgcgtgaaatagggctccatccgtcgtcccagtgttgggatttagcttctcatattaatcacttgctcaaaatacatgtttgttgctcaaaagttgattaaaatgataaaaatgagtaaaacagtgaatgtacgacccacagaaggcgtcacaaaaagaacgataagagacaggtgctgctgatgttgagactgcactgcgaccctccagtgtgcgtcttagacactgttgattaacgactgtctacgcaagtctgttcttcgtgttcttggtgttcttcatcatcagcagcagcagaaacagagtttgatcaactcgtgatttcttgctcctgagctatcctctcgacctccaactctcgacaccccttctctgtgataccagaaatctatttatactcctcagcctcatttaatcacgccataactcaagataattctctctttactcggcttaaagagaaaatattttttggatattttcttcctttaattagctctccacgcgctgaaatgatgtataaacactccaaacatgatcttacacgctgtagaattgattcaacactctccaaacacatgagtacacgtctaaatttgatgtgatcgtgtgatattcatttcttgaacgtgcttcctgatttcttgattgcgatgattccaaccaattatgatcgatcctaacacccaaaatgtcttcctctatccatatcacaaacacccattgaaaatcagaggtttaatcgaactctaacccctccaaaaatcgatcgacccaacttccagtgagaagaaatattttcccgcctttttcctaaatttgaattatgagaagaaaagtgtcctccccctaatcctgtacgggtgtccctttagcaattggggtggaaatagtgatttttctgggttcctccggtacatttcagggatgcttccggtgcaattctgaggtgcctccggtacattatcctggggtgtaaaacactacttttcgagctcatttcgccgcaaaggcttatttctctaaaaacatctacaaaaacacaaaataacacaataaatacttaatcgagtctaacaatacagaatattgagaaaaaaatagacacataaatgcgtctatcaaatacccccaaacttattatttgctagtcctcgagcaaaactaataaaaaaaaaaataaaaccgagttaatctcgggagggtttaccagaggtgtgcccaaaAAAccattactcctaattggtcacaagtatccaaagagctatgaggacatacatattctcaacctatctccaagtaagtagaatgccagagaaattaaaggtgtcagccctaaagctgactgaagaaaaggggagacacatccacacgactgctagataaagagatatccgctacacagctagataaacattgtaagatgcgtccgctactttacagctggataagattatgagagagataaaaatgagagggacatctgctacacagctggactaattacgtgtgatgagttaaaccagtgctagaaagatcttgtgccagattgaaagcagactaacaaagcaaccaaaatgcatctttcttcgactctctcacagtgctcagtagaaataacgccttcttcggtcttcaactgttgatgataaactctcgaacctcatagaaccttgacaattaactcttctcttcgatttcttgcttgacttataaatttcttcttccctatggccttattgaacaaaaagaacgtaatgatgtttcattttttttatttatttattttttcattttttcattcattcattttttatttttttttgatgaacaaaaaattacaagacaaaaatttacatggccatgagagaaggactttcaaaacttggatcttcgcaacttgtgatgtcttggtatcatggattctaacaacttatatcatttgctcttataacttcaactttgatttttgaattattctcttctattgttgcttctaaacctaaaacgtcttcactttcttcatagattttgatgtcgctccgcttgttgatgatgataagtttctactgagagagagtcgcaatccagtaactaagattacattgtgaggttgctttgtctttctggcatttccctgacctacttgcctttccatcatgtatggttaggtccatcacggttaccctctaaaaggaacaagttctctcctgaatttcaaggatctcaatgtctttttctctaatgtctcaataagttgttatctctagcattccaatttctatcttttcggtgagaaacagtatgtaaacttagctaaccgggtactatgtgacgctagaagtttcaaaaatgcgactataatgtttctcccatacccccaaacttaaatctatcattgtcctcaatgttctaaagataaaattaaaagcatgaacaaggagaaactgttaccacttgaagcaaaagagataaagaaagatattactgtgtcgcaagaatattgggttacctcccaagaagtgctaagtttaaagtcttcagccagactaagcaaggattagtcaccacgtagaatcatatagtagtagccggaataactgtgggtcatctggatcaaaaagtgttacccacaagaagaggaaactgcaacagaccaagaagataccgaacatacccttgcttaagacaactacatctagttgtggttcaggttcaggctctataaaagggtctaaataaaaggttttcatcggttggatttcctcaaagctaagatccggttcaggtattagagtctggaaaaactcaactaagaacttagaagcacataacaacaacctgaataattgggaatCCTCTGAGTCAATTAGAttagactcacaaagttgaccataataatggtcattcttaagaaaatgtgtcgaccctaatatcctaaagtaattaggtttagtctcaaaacttaatatccgacacatctgaaaatcatatgttcccacaattggaagaaaagtttttggtgggaaaacaaagtcaatcttggtatcatagcctgggttaa comes from Papaver somniferum cultivar HN1 chromosome 7, ASM357369v1, whole genome shotgun sequence and encodes:
- the LOC113296342 gene encoding uncharacterized protein LOC113296342; translation: MCNGQFLNKSPDDALTYFDSLAENAQNWDTSSTTVRIKSKPLATSRPGMYVLSEEDDLNAKIASLPSKVDAIQKPNVVKVADSVEHACGICESLEHYTKDCPTIPAFQEVLHDQANSIDAYKRPFSSPYSETYNPNWRNHPNFSWRNGPTMNGLNVPQGLSSSNPYVPPHKNNLEDTLQTFVQGQTQINQNVMKTLDELKTSIVRIEPRLNVREKGTLPAQTQPNPKGQFEVKNSNLEQANVFTTLRSGKVIETPMKVNEPEKSVKPKGGDCHSDTENENSDVDKKMHAQFPHRLLSTKQLTDNKDILDVFQQVKINIPLLSVIKQVPAYAKFLKDLCTVKRKHNVHKKAFLTEQEKASRLEAKVPLEACLPNLLDLDENGCIEEVNSLLNSSMLLETDKWQSRFESLQISETEPLPPSVEFPKPDLNRLPNELDYDVLGQNGDVQVLLPFELNDEQKTMHSHVVRKHISAADWSIADMKGIDPSISAHRKSQLNELHEIRNREDTNCKCKMKLCFDKHAIRETVEPVLCYDSHLQLFSNKLKSQWKDPFNVKNEFRDCTVGIQNPNNINIFKVNVQLLKPVLELVNPEVDTTALEDPSYA